One Pyrus communis chromosome 4, drPyrComm1.1, whole genome shotgun sequence genomic region harbors:
- the LOC137731105 gene encoding sulfite oxidase-like isoform X1, which produces MSGLRAPSDYSEEPPRHPSLLVNSQEPFNAEPPRAALIESYVTPVDLFYKRNHGPVPVVDDIERYRLSICGLVEKPLEISMADIVNLPKHIVTATLQCAGNRRTAMSKVKTVKGVGWDVSAIGNAVWGGAKLADVLQLAGIAKLASVSPLGGKHVEFVSVDMCKEEKGGPYKASIPLIQATNSDAEVLLAYEMNGEPLNRDHGYPLRVVVPGVIGARSVKWLSSINIIENECQGFFMQRDYKMFPPTVNWENIDWSTRRPQMDFPVQSVICSLEEENAVKPGKVVVHGYAVSGGGRGIERVDVSFDGGKTWVEATRYQKSGAPYVADDTSSDKWGWVLFKAEASVSRSTEIVAKAIDIAANVQPENVDAIWNLRGILNTSWHRVRIHVEHTDL; this is translated from the exons ATGTCAGGTCTAAGAGCCCCTTCTGATTATTCTGAGGAGCCACCTCGTCATCCAAGTCTCCTTGTTAATTCCCAG GAACCTTTTAATGCAGAACCACCACGTGCGGCGTTAATAGAGTCGTACGTGACACCGGTGGATTTGTTCTACAAACGAAACCATGGCCCTGTCCCTGTCGTGGATGACATTGAAAG GTATCGATTGTCAATATGCGGTTTGGTGGAGAAACCCTTGGAGATATCAATGGCTGACATTGT GAATCTGCCGAAGCACATTGTGACAGCCACTCTACAA TGTGCAGGTAACAGAAGGACTGCAATGAGCAAAGTGAAAACAGTGAAAGGCGTTGGCTGGGACGTTTCTGCCATTGGAAACG CCGTTTGGGGTGGGGCTAAACTCGCTGATGTTCTCCAACTTGCGGGAATCGCTAAGTTAGCATCAGTTTCCCCGTTGGGAGGAAAGCACGTTGAGTTTGTAAGCGTTGACATGTGCAAG GAGGAAAAAGGAGGACCCTACAAGGCGTCAATACCGTTGATTCAAGCAACAAACTCGGATGCTGAAGTTTTACTAGCATATGAAATGAATGGAGAG CCTCTAAACCGGGATCACGGGTATCCGCTGCGTGTAGTTGTTCCGGGTGTTATAGGTGCGCGTTCTGTCAAATGGCTGAGTTCCATCAACATAATCGAAAACGAATGCCAG GGATTCTTTATGCAAAGGGACTACAAAATGTTTCCTCCTACTGTGAACTGGGAAAATATCGATTGGTCAACCCGGCGGCCTCAGATGGATTTTCCTGTTCAG TCTGTAATTTGTTCTTTGGAGGAAGAAAACGCTGTAAAGCCTGGAAAAGTAG TAGTTCATGGATATGCCGTGTCTGGAGGTGGGCGGGGGATTGAGCGAGTAGATGTATCGTTTGATGGTGGCAAGACGTGGGTGGAAGCAACCCGATACCAAAAGAGTGGAGCTCCATATGTTGCAGATGATACGAGTAGTGACAAGTGGGGATGGGTGCTTTTTAAGGCTGAGGCTAGTGTCTCTCGCAGCACTGAAATCGTCGCTAAAGCA ATCGATATAGCTGCAAACGTCCAACCCGAAAATGTGGACGCCATCTGGAACCTGAGAGGAATACTGAACACATCGTGGCATAGGGTTCGAATTCACGTTGAACACACCGATTTGTGA
- the LOC137732533 gene encoding flavonoid 3',5'-methyltransferase-like isoform X2 — translation MADDRPEKIILKTPALLKYIFETSCFPREHEQLKQLREATIEKYAVWSLMNVPVDEGLLLSMLLKVMNAKKTLELGVFTGYSLLTTALALPADGKITAIDVDKEAYEVGLPFIQKAGVEHKINFCQSDAFTVLNGLITKVRSFDFAFVDADKDSYMGYHKLLMKLVKVGGIIAYDNTLWFGTVAEPEENVQEFARKGRKHLLELNSFLAADDRVELAVVSIGDGLTLCRRLC, via the exons ATGGCAGACGACAGACCGGAGAAGATAATCCTCAAAACCCCAGCACTTCTCAAG TACATCTTTGAAACAAGCTGCTTTCCAAGAGAACACGAGCAACTGAAGCAACTAAGGGAGGCCACCATCGAGAAATATGCGGTCTG GAGTCTTATGAATGTGCCTGTAGATGAAGGTCTGCTTCTATCGATGCTTTTGAAGGTGATGAATGCGAAGAAGACGTTGGAGCTCGGTGTCTTCACTGGTTATTCTCTTCTCACTACTGCTCTTGCACTGCCTGCTGATGGCAAA aTAACAGCAATCGATGTAGATAAAGAAGCCTATGAGGTTGGACTGCCATTTATTCAGAAGGCTGGGGTGGAACATAAGATTAACTTCTGCCAGTCAGATGCCTTCACGGTCCTAAATGGTCTCATTACCAAAGTAA GGAGCTTTGATTTTGCATTTGTGGATGCGGACAAGGACTCCTACATGGGATATCACAAGCTGCTGATGAAGCTTGTGAAGGTTGGAGGAATCATAGCTTATGATAACACATTGTGGTTTGGGACAGTGGCGGAGCCTGAGGAGAATGTGCAAGAATTTGCAAGGAAAGGCAGAAAACATTTGCTGGAACTCAACAGCTTTCTCGCCGCGGATGACCGTGTTGAGCTAGCCGTTGTTTCCATTGGAGATGGACTCACCCTCTGCAGGCGTCTCTGTTAG
- the LOC137730636 gene encoding 65-kDa microtubule-associated protein 8-like: protein MGSFQTPMGMRSSTLLETSCGYLLQELQMIWNEVGQDQFEREKVLLDLEQECLEVYRKKVDAANTSRARLHQELAEAEAEFTHLLLSLGEPSLPGRPEKMVGTLKEQLDSLTPALREMRLRKKDRVNKFRAVQGQIQKISAEIAGQSEYGDLSSNIVVNENDLSLKKLEECQTELQTLYNEKNERLMRVEKYIDAVHNLSLILGTEASMVITKVHPSLNELCGLAKNISNNILAKLNSTVESLEEEKQKRLEKLHYLGKALTNLWDLMDTPYKDRQSFSHVTGLLSLSSAEVSDPGSLTLNIIQQAEAEVKRLDHLKASKMKELFFKKQNELKEICNKSHMEIPLQSEIDNLINLINSGEIDHADLLMSLDQQISRAKEEASSRMTIMEKVEKWMLARDEERWLEEYSRDENRYSVSRGAHKNLRRAERARVLVNKIPALVDLLITNTKSWEEERKKTFLYDETGSPSQLQFQGKHVMQVPLLEMLEEYNVLRQEKEEDKQRQREVKKVQSQVVVEQENLFITRPSTSTRRTSSRTLNGGFSNAMPLNRRLSLGLQQLGPNSVNSAPQGISFIKEGKKVHRQKMFARPGLVSHLRDETASVVSTVSGPQSP, encoded by the exons ATGGGTTCGTTTCAGACGCCGATGGGAATGCGAAGCTCCACGCTTTTGGAAACTTCGTGCGGATACTTGCTTCAGGAATTGCAG ATGATTTGGAATGAAGTTGGGCAAGATCAGTTTGAAAGGGAGAAGGTGCTGCTGGATTTAGAGCAAGAATGTCTGGAGGTTTATAGGAAGAAGGTTGATGCTGCAAATACCTCGAGAGCTCGCTTGCACCAGGAGTTGGCTGAAGCTGAGGCTGAGTTTACCCATCTTCTTCTGTCGCTGGGCGAACCGTCTCTTCCTGGACGG CCAGAAAAAATGGTGGGAACGCTGAAAGAGCAGCTGGATTCACTCACGCCGGCATTGAGGGAGATGAGATTGAGGAAAAAAGAtagggtgaataagtttcgagCAGTACAAGGGCAAATTCAGAAAATTTCTGCAGAAATAGCAGGTCAGTCAGAGTACGGAGACTTATCATCAAATATTGTGGTGAATGAGAATGATCTTTCGTTGAAGAAACTAGAGGAGTGTCAGACGGAGCTACAAACACTCTACAACGAGAAG AATGAAAGGCTCATGAGAGTCGAAAAATATATAGATGCAGTCCACAATTTGTCTTTGATATTAGGAACAGAAGCCTCAATGGTTATCACCAAGGTTCATCCAAGCTTGAATGAATTATGTGGGTTGGCCAAAAACATAAGCAACAATATTTTGGCTAAACTTAACAGCACAGttgaatccctagaggaagaaAAGCAAAAGCGACTCGAAAAG CTTCACTATCTTGGCAAAGCATTGACGAACTTATGGGATCTCATGGACACACCCTATAAGGATCGTCAATCGTTTTCCCATGTCACTGGCTTATTATCACTCTCATCGGCAGAAGTATCAGATCCAGGAAGCCTGACCCTAAATATAATACAACAG GCCGAAGCTGAAGTCAAGAGACTGGATCACTTAAAAGCAAGCAAGATGAAAGAACTATTTTTCAAGAAACAGAATGAGCTCAAGGAGATATGCAATAAATCACACATGGAAATTCCTTTGCAATCAGAGATTGATAATCTTATTAACCTCATCAACTCTG GGGAGATTGACCATGCAGATCTCCTAATGAGCTTGGATCAACAGATATCAAGAGCAAAAGAAGAAGCTTCTAGCAGAATGACTATCATGGAAAAGGTGGAGAAGTGGATGCTAGCACGTGACGAGGAGCGTTGGTTGGAAGAATACAGTAGA GACGAGAACCGGTACTCAGTCAGCAGAGGTGCACACAAGAACCTGAGACGTGCAGAACGTGCCCGAGTATTAGTCAACAAAATCCCAG CTTTGGTGGATTTGTTAATAACAAATACTAAGAgttgggaagaagaaagaaagaaaactttCTTGTATGATGAG ACTGGTAGTCCAAGTCAACTACAATTTCAGGGAAAACATGTCATGCAGGTACCACTCCTAGAAATGTTGGAAGAGTATAATGTGCTAAGGCAGGAAAAGGAGGAGGATAAGCAAAGACAACGG GAAGTGAAGAAGGTCCAAAGCCAAGTAGTAGTTGAGCAAGAAAATCTGTTCATAACCAGGCCAAGCACCAGTACAAGGCGAACTTCAAGCAGGACTTTGAACGGAGGTTTTAGCAACGCCATGCCTCTAAACAGAAGGCTTTCACTAGGCCTTCAGCAATTGGGACCAAACAGTGTAAACTCAGCCCCTCAAGGAATTTCCTTTATAAAGGAAGGCAAGAAGGTACACAGACAAAAGATGTTTGCTCGACCTGGCCTTGTTTCTCATCTTAGAGATGAAACAGCTTCAGTGGTGTCAACGGTTTCTGGTCCACAATCTCCCTGA
- the LOC137731104 gene encoding probable arabinosyltransferase ARAD1 → MPNARSHKMYGKAAFALIIAFLLLLTYSIFIGTVDIRSYFLPLLPSSPPPVVQSLCATTSPPLKVYMYDLPRRFNVGIMNRRSTDQTPVTARTWPPWPKNSGLKRQHSIEYWMMGSLLFDGNGGDGREAVRVSDPELADAFFVPFFSSLSFNTHGHNMTDPATRIDRQLQIDLLKILGESKYWQRSGGRDHVIPLTHPNAFRFLRPQVNASIQIVVDFGRYPHLMSNLSKDVVTPYVHVVDSFTDDDRPDPFESRTTLLFFQGRTYRKDEGIVRVKLAKVLAGYDDVHYERSVATGENIKSSTQRMRLSKFCLHPAGDTPSSCRLFDAIVSHCVPVIVSDEIELPFEDEIDYTKFSLFFSFKEALKPDYMVNQLRNVSKERWIEMWRTLKNISHHFEFNYPPEKEDAVNMLWRQVKHKLSAVKLSVHRIQRLKIPDWWRRRK, encoded by the exons ATGCCAAACGCCAGATCTCACAAAATGTACGGAAAAGCCGCCTTCGCCCTCATCATtgccttcctcctcctcctcacctACTCAATCTTCATCGGCACCGTCGACATCCGATCCTACTTCCTCCCGCTCCTCCCCTCATCGCCGCCGCCGGTTGTCCAGTCCCTCTGCGCCACCACCTCCCCGCCTCTCAAGGTCTACATGTACGATCTCCCGCGCCGCTTCAACGTCGGAATTATGAACCGCCGGAGCACAGACCAGACTCCTGTCACCGCCCGGACTTGGCCTCCGTGGCCAAAGAACTCCGGGCTCAAGAGGCAGCACAGTATTGAGTACTGGATGATGGGCTCGCTTTTGTTCGACGGTAATGGCGGTGACGGGAGAGAGGCGGTTAGGGTTTCTGATCCGGAATTGGCCGATGCGTTCTTTGTGCCGTTTTTCTCTTCGTTGAGCTTCAATACTCATGGGCACAACATGACAGACCCGGCTACTCGGATTGATCGCCAATTGCAG ATAGATTTATTGAAAATCTTGGGAGAATCAAAGTACTGGCAAAGATCTGGAGGGCGAGACCATGTTATCCCTTTGACACATCCCAATGCTTTCAGATTTCTTCGACCACAGGTCAATGCGTCAATTCAGATTGTTGTAGATTTTGGCAGGTATCCTCATTTAATGTCAAATCTGAGCAAAGATGTGGTCACCCCATACGTACATGTTGTGGATTCCTTTACAGATGATGACCGTCCAGATCCATTTGAGTCCCGTACTACGCTTCTGTTCTTCCAGGGAAGGACATACAGGAAAGAT GAAGGCATTGTTCGTGTTAAACTGGCAAAAGTCTTAGCTGGTTATGATGATGTTCACTATGAGCGAAGTGTTGCAACAGGAGAGAACATAAAATCG TCTACGCAACGGATGCGTTTATCAAAATTCTGTCTGCATCCTGCTGGAGACACTCCTTCATCTTGTCGCCTATTTGATGCTATTGTGAGCCACTGTGTTCCTGTCATTGTGAGTGATGAAATTGAGCTCCCGTTTGAGGATGAAATTGACTACACCAAATTCTCACTATTCTTCTCATTCAAAGAGGCTTTGAAACCTGATTACATGGTTAATCAGCTCCGTAATGTTTCAAAGGAGAGATGGATTGAAATGTGGAGGACACTTAAGAATATCTCCCACCATTTTGAATTCAATTACCCCCCAGAGAAAGAGGATGCAGTCAATATGCTATGGAGACAGGTGAAGCACAAGCTCTCTGCTGTCAAACTCTCTGTACATAGAATCCAAAGGTTGAAAATACCAGACTGGTGGCGGAGGAGAAAGTGA
- the LOC137731105 gene encoding sulfite oxidase-like isoform X2 produces MSGLRAPSDYSEEPPRHPSLLVNSQEPFNAEPPRAALIESYVTPVDLFYKRNHGPVPVVDDIERYRLSICGLVEKPLEISMADIVNLPKHIVTATLQCAGNRRTAMSKVKTVKGVGWDVSAIGNAVWGGAKLADVLQLAGIAKLASVSPLGGKHVEFVSVDMCKEEKGGPYKASIPLIQATNSDAEVLLAYEMNGEPLNRDHGYPLRVVVPGVIGARSVKWLSSINIIENECQGFFMQRDYKMFPPTVNWENIDWSTRRPQMDFPVQSVICSLEEENAVKPGKVVVHGYAVSGGGRGIERVDVSFDGGKTWVEATRYQKSGAPYVADDTSSDKWGWVLFKAEASVSRSTEIVAKAIDIAANVQPENVDAIWNLRGILNTSWHRVRIHVEHTDL; encoded by the exons ATGTCAGGTCTAAGAGCCCCTTCTGATTATTCTGAGGAGCCACCTCGTCATCCAAGTCTCCTTGTTAATTCCCAG GAACCTTTTAATGCAGAACCACCACGTGCGGCGTTAATAGAGTCGTACGTGACACCGGTGGATTTGTTCTACAAACGAAACCATGGCCCTGTCCCTGTCGTGGATGACATTGAAAG GTATCGATTGTCAATATGCGGTTTGGTGGAGAAACCCTTGGAGATATCAATGGCTGACATTGT GAATCTGCCGAAGCACATTGTGACAGCCACTCTACAA TGTGCAGGTAACAGAAGGACTGCAATGAGCAAAGTGAAAACAGTGAAAGGCGTTGGCTGGGACGTTTCTGCCATTGGAAACG CCGTTTGGGGTGGGGCTAAACTCGCTGATGTTCTCCAACTTGCGGGAATCGCTAAGTTAGCATCAGTTTCCCCGTTGGGAGGAAAGCACGTTGAGTTTGTAAGCGTTGACATGTGCAAG GAGGAAAAAGGAGGACCCTACAAGGCGTCAATACCGTTGATTCAAGCAACAAACTCGGATGCTGAAGTTTTACTAGCATATGAAATGAATGGAGAG CCTCTAAACCGGGATCACGGGTATCCGCTGCGTGTAGTTGTTCCGGGTGTTATAGGTGCGCGTTCTGTCAAATGGCTGAGTTCCATCAACATAATCGAAAACGAATGCCAG GGATTCTTTATGCAAAGGGACTACAAAATGTTTCCTCCTACTGTGAACTGGGAAAATATCGATTGGTCAACCCGGCGGCCTCAGATGGATTTTCCTGTTCAG TCTGTAATTTGTTCTTTGGAGGAAGAAAACGCTGTAAAGCCTGGAAAA GTAGTAGTTCATGGATATGCCGTGTCTGGAGGTGGGCGGGGGATTGAGCGAGTAGATGTATCGTTTGATGGTGGCAAGACGTGGGTGGAAGCAACCCGATACCAAAAGAGTGGAGCTCCATATGTTGCAGATGATACGAGTAGTGACAAGTGGGGATGGGTGCTTTTTAAGGCTGAGGCTAGTGTCTCTCGCAGCACTGAAATCGTCGCTAAAGCA ATCGATATAGCTGCAAACGTCCAACCCGAAAATGTGGACGCCATCTGGAACCTGAGAGGAATACTGAACACATCGTGGCATAGGGTTCGAATTCACGTTGAACACACCGATTTGTGA
- the LOC137732533 gene encoding flavonoid 3',5'-methyltransferase-like isoform X1 gives MADDRPEKIILKTPALLKYIFETSCFPREHEQLKQLREATIEKYAVWSLMNVPVDEGLLLSMLLKVMNAKKTLELGVFTGYSLLTTALALPADGKITAIDVDKEAYEVGLPFIQKAGVEHKINFCQSDAFTVLNGLITKQGEEEGSFDFAFVDADKDSYMGYHKLLMKLVKVGGIIAYDNTLWFGTVAEPEENVQEFARKGRKHLLELNSFLAADDRVELAVVSIGDGLTLCRRLC, from the exons ATGGCAGACGACAGACCGGAGAAGATAATCCTCAAAACCCCAGCACTTCTCAAG TACATCTTTGAAACAAGCTGCTTTCCAAGAGAACACGAGCAACTGAAGCAACTAAGGGAGGCCACCATCGAGAAATATGCGGTCTG GAGTCTTATGAATGTGCCTGTAGATGAAGGTCTGCTTCTATCGATGCTTTTGAAGGTGATGAATGCGAAGAAGACGTTGGAGCTCGGTGTCTTCACTGGTTATTCTCTTCTCACTACTGCTCTTGCACTGCCTGCTGATGGCAAA aTAACAGCAATCGATGTAGATAAAGAAGCCTATGAGGTTGGACTGCCATTTATTCAGAAGGCTGGGGTGGAACATAAGATTAACTTCTGCCAGTCAGATGCCTTCACGGTCCTAAATGGTCTCATTACCAAA CAGGGGGAGGAAGAAGGGAGCTTTGATTTTGCATTTGTGGATGCGGACAAGGACTCCTACATGGGATATCACAAGCTGCTGATGAAGCTTGTGAAGGTTGGAGGAATCATAGCTTATGATAACACATTGTGGTTTGGGACAGTGGCGGAGCCTGAGGAGAATGTGCAAGAATTTGCAAGGAAAGGCAGAAAACATTTGCTGGAACTCAACAGCTTTCTCGCCGCGGATGACCGTGTTGAGCTAGCCGTTGTTTCCATTGGAGATGGACTCACCCTCTGCAGGCGTCTCTGTTAG
- the LOC137730524 gene encoding uncharacterized protein, with protein MAEEEIAAREEENPAGEEENPAQEEEENPVPEGEENPVPEEEENPAQEEEEENPAGEEENPAQEEEEENPVLEGEENPVPEEEENPAREKEKAAKGKGKAVAEEWNANLIRPEFPNGRVKRIMKLDRDINKINSEALLLVSYSAQLFLEFLAERSAEVATERKRKVVKLEHMRVAVKRHRPTCDFLIDELTVPSQPSDHRATDRSQGRSVVSSSAPAKRDRSRPAADRPAPAGTRRIDGFFHKLAKKSPIQTEEAPIEIDEASIETHDAPIEIDSGPITNDDAPIEVDDVPIESDEASIENEEP; from the coding sequence ATGGCAGAAGAAGAGATCGCAGCTCGAGAGGAAGAGAACCCAgcaggagaagaagaaaacccagcacaggaagaagaagagaacccAGTACCAGAAGGAGAAGAGAACCCAGtaccagaagaagaagagaacccagcacaagaagaagaggaagagaacccagcaggagaagaagaaaacccagcacaagaagaagaagaagagaacccAGTACTAGAAGGAGAAGAGAACCCAGtaccagaagaagaagagaacccAGCACGGGAAAAAGAGAAGGCAgcaaaaggaaaagggaaggcaGTAGCAGAAGAATGGAACGCGAATCTGATCCGACCCGAATTTCCGAACGGTCGGGTCAAGAGGATAATGAAGCTGGATAGGGACATTAACAAGATAAACTCGGAAGCCTTACTCCTCGTCTCGTACTCCGCCCAGCTTTTCCTCGAATTCCTAGCGGAGCGGTCGGCGGAGGTCGCGACGGAGAGGAAGCGCAAGGTCGTGAAGCTCGAGCACATGCGAGTCGCAGTCAAGAGGCACCGCCCGACATGTGATTTCCTAATCGATGAGCTTACTGTGCCCTCTCAGCCGTCCGATCATCGGGCAACCGACCGGAGTCAAGGTCGCTCTGTCGTCAGTAGTTCAGCTCCAGCTAAACGAGACCGGAGCCGCCCCGCTGCCGATAGACCAGCTCCAGCTGGTACTCGTCGGATCGATGGTTTCTTTCACAAGCTGGCAAAAAAATCCCCGATCCAGACAGAAGAAGCCCCGATTGAGATCGACGAAGCCTCAATTGAGACCCACGATGCCCCAATTGAGATCGACAGTGGCCCAATCACGAACGACGATGCCCCAATTGAGGTTGATGATGTTCCAATCGAGAGTGACGAAGCTTCAATTGAGAATGAGGAACCCTAA
- the LOC137732533 gene encoding flavonoid 3',5'-methyltransferase-like isoform X3 — MNVPVDEGLLLSMLLKVMNAKKTLELGVFTGYSLLTTALALPADGKITAIDVDKEAYEVGLPFIQKAGVEHKINFCQSDAFTVLNGLITKGEEEGSFDFAFVDADKDSYMGYHKLLMKLVKVGGIIAYDNTLWFGTVAEPEENVQEFARKGRKHLLELNSFLAADDRVELAVVSIGDGLTLCRRLC, encoded by the exons ATGAATGTGCCTGTAGATGAAGGTCTGCTTCTATCGATGCTTTTGAAGGTGATGAATGCGAAGAAGACGTTGGAGCTCGGTGTCTTCACTGGTTATTCTCTTCTCACTACTGCTCTTGCACTGCCTGCTGATGGCAAA aTAACAGCAATCGATGTAGATAAAGAAGCCTATGAGGTTGGACTGCCATTTATTCAGAAGGCTGGGGTGGAACATAAGATTAACTTCTGCCAGTCAGATGCCTTCACGGTCCTAAATGGTCTCATTACCAAA GGGGAGGAAGAAGGGAGCTTTGATTTTGCATTTGTGGATGCGGACAAGGACTCCTACATGGGATATCACAAGCTGCTGATGAAGCTTGTGAAGGTTGGAGGAATCATAGCTTATGATAACACATTGTGGTTTGGGACAGTGGCGGAGCCTGAGGAGAATGTGCAAGAATTTGCAAGGAAAGGCAGAAAACATTTGCTGGAACTCAACAGCTTTCTCGCCGCGGATGACCGTGTTGAGCTAGCCGTTGTTTCCATTGGAGATGGACTCACCCTCTGCAGGCGTCTCTGTTAG